A stretch of Aspergillus nidulans FGSC A4 chromosome VI DNA encodes these proteins:
- a CDS encoding Zn(II)2Cys6 transcription factor (transcript_id=CADANIAT00009655), with amino-acid sequence MKTETPPVTVTSRQRPGSACEECRRRKVRCDRQRPQCQVCYEGGLDCKISTTRLPRGPRKGQLRTLRTRIGRLLNVKSSKTLAERVAALERCLADRHPEIDRQMHSLLEGAGVEYDSEDSSRGQNLSRDGTESPRDRREGTKSQLHDFPRSELVTELMRADLDQLYFDRVHPFAPILQRWRYHVWSQQQQKSDGQACLQHAMWTVAASLSAQFRSLRDPLYQETRRMLDMLDSQNSYSRPDASGGIEHAQAWVLVCIYEYMQLSQLQAWMSAGRCCRLVLGMRLYELDDPNSPVMMAKDQETSLIDWTGLEERRRTFWMAYSLDRFISFHNGLPFTLNEQLIATRLPGPEEDFQAGNPVVTQYLPEAMTRTSNDPIQPISSFSECIILATICGRALAHRQKVAVEQLSITGDVATFEGFWSRHQWLHEMLNSRIRMLSACAQVDPMLMFARIVAQTMVLFLHSVLESITWKTGDHLLGIIEYERLCVMAAQEVVNLVKLQGQLGYFKVP; translated from the exons ATGAAGACCGAGACCCCGCccgtcaccgtcacctcTCGCCAGCGACCGGGTTCCGCCTGCGAGGAGTGTCGTCGACGGAAGGTCCGCTGTGACCGCCAACGACCACAGTGCCAGGTCTGCTACGAAGGCGGGCTCGACTGCAAGATCAGCACAACGAGACTTCCTCGAGGGCCGCGGAAGGGCCAGCTACGGACACTGCGAACTCGCATCGGTAGGTTGCTGAACGTGAAATCCTCCAAGACTCTAGCTGAGCGAGTAGCCGCCCTCGAGCGCTGTCTGGCCGACCGGCATCCCGAAATAGATCGGCAAATGCACTCCCTGCTAGAGGGTGCGGGGGTCGAATACGACTCGGAGGATTCCAGTCGCGGTCAAAACCTGTCGAGGGACGGCACAGAATCACCCAGAGACAGACGAGAAGGCACGAAATCCCAGTTACACGATTTTCCGCGATCGGAACTCGTCACCGAGCTCATGCGAGCTGACCT TGATCAACTATACTTCGATCGCGTCCACCCGTTTGCCCCTATATTGCAGCGATGGCGATACCACGTTTGGtcccagcagcaacagaagaGCGATGGCCAGGCTTGTCTGCAGCACGCGATGTGGACCGTCGCGGCCTCGCTTTCGGCGCAATTTCGCTCCCTCCGCGACCCCCTCTACCAAGAAACAAGACGGATGCTTGACATGCTGGACTCCCAAAACTCATACTCACGCCCAGACGCAAGCGGAGGCATTGAGCACGCGCAGGCTTGGGTCTTGGTCTGCATCTACGAATACATGCAGCTATCACAGCTGCAAGCGTGGATGAGTGCGGGCAGATGCTGTCGTCTTGTGTTGGGTATGCGATTGTACGAGTTGGATGATCCGAACAGCccggtgatgatggcaaaAGACCAGGAGACATCGCTGATTGACTGGACGGGACTTGAGGAACGACGACGGACCTTTTGGATGGCCTATTCGCTCGATCGATTCATCAGTTTTCACAACGGCCTGCCCTTCACACTGAACGAACAATTA ATCGCAACCCGTCTCCCTGGCCCGGAAGAAGATTTCCAAGCTGGAAACCCCGTTGTAACCCAGTATCTCCCTGAAGCAATGACAAGGACGAGCAATGACcccatccagcccatctcGTCTTTCAGCGAGTGTATCATTCTCGCGACAATATGCGGGCGGGCTCTCGCACATAGACAAAAGGTGGCGGTAGAGCAGCTGAGCATCACCGGCGACGTTGCGACCTTTGAAGGTTTCTGGTCGCGACATCAGTGGCTGCACGAGATGCTTAATTCCCGCATCCGAATGCTCTCGGCATGCGCCCAGGTCGATCCCATGTTGATGTTCGCTCGTATCGTCGCCCAGACCATGGTTCTTTTTCTGCATAGCGTGCTTGAGTCGATCACTTGGAAGACCGGCGATCATCTCCTAGGAATAATCGAGTATGAGCGACTGTGCGTGATGGCCGCACAAGAGGTGGTGAACCTGGTCAAGTTGCAAGGCCAGCTTGGATACTTCAAGGTGCCTTAG
- a CDS encoding protein salA (transcript_id=CADANIAT00009658) codes for MSASTPTVNGTNEPISIAIIGAGIIGTVLALGLTRRKDAFPLPVNVRVYEQSATLRAPGAGIAFTANARKCLALIDPVLEECATAVGTANGEDPERPNNYMQFVDGYTHRQEDVEVGQDLVGKKVYRLHAGRRGFEGCHRQEFLRGVLEHLNDDVVVLGKRLEEYSVLEQEKGKKGKLQMMFSDGSSAEADIVIGTDGLKSRVRQLLFGVDNPVSYPHYTHKIAYRALIPMPLAISRLGKSLALNQHMYGGPNAHLLTFPVANQKLMNVVGFVSDTNEWPLERSMTQPARKDEIVDAFRCWGPTVREIIDLLGEVDSEWLDKWAVFDHFDHPAPYYASVVSGKDKGKGLVCVAGDAAHASSPHHGAGAGIGVEDALALITVIEKAIRDIHSEQRTKDDALTAALKAYSDVRYERSQWLVRSSREVCGTYEWSNPEIGGDLEKGFEDVKERSHRIWDFDIDGMLTDLGSIYQSC; via the exons ATGTCCGCGTCAACTCCAACCGTCAACGGCACCAACGAGCCAatctccatcgccatcatcggcgccgGCATAATCGGTACCGTGCTCGCGCTGGGCCTCACAAGACGCAAAGATGCCTTTCCCCTGCCGGTCAATGTAAGAGTCTACGAGCAATCCGCAACGTTGCGTGCTCCTGGCGCCGGAATCGCATTTACTGCCAATGCGCGCAAATGTCTCGCCCTGATTGACCCAGTGCTGGAGGAGTGTGCGACTGCCGTTGGAACCGCCAACGGTGAGGATCCGGAACGGCCAAACAACTATATGCAATTTGTGGATGGGTACACTCATCGCCAAGAAGATGTCGAAGTAGGACAAGACTTGGTGGGCAAGAAGGTGTACCGGCTGCATGCTGGGAGAAGGGGCTTTGAGGGCTGTCATCGGCAGGAGTTTCTGAGGGGTGTGCTGGAACACTTGAATGATGATGTAGTCGTGCTGGGAAAGCGATTGGAGGAGTATAGTGTACTAGAGcaagagaaggggaagaaaggGAAATTGCAGATGATGTTCAGTGATGGTTCGAGTGCTGAAGCTGATATTG TGATTGGCACTGACGGGCTAAAGTCCCGTGTACGCCAGCTCCTTTTCGGCGTAGACAATCCCGTCTCATATCCCCATTACACCCACAAAATCGCCTATCGGGCCCTGATCCCCATGCCGCTCGCCATCTCGCGACTCGGCAAGTCCCTCGCGCTGAACCAACACATGTACGGCGGGCCAAACGCACACCTCCTCACCTTCCCCGTTGCAAACCAGAAACTCATGAATGTGGTTGGATTTGTGTCGGATACCAACGAATGGCCGCTCGAGAGGAGCATGACGCAGCCGGCGCGTAAGGACGAGATTGTCGATGCGTTTAGATGCTGGGGACCAACGGTGAGAGAAATTATTGATCTCCTTGGAGAAGTTGACAGCGAGTGGCTTGATAAATGGGCAGTCTTTGACCATTTCGATCACCCGGCTCCTTACTATGCTTCTGTTGTTTCAGGAAAAGACAAAGGCAAAGGGTTGGTGTGTGTAGCTGGTGACGCGGCCCATGCGAGTTCGCCGCACCATGGCGCAGGAGCAGGGATTGGCgttgaggatgcgcttgCACTCATTACAGTGATCGAGAAAGCTATTAGAGATATTCATTCTGAGCAAAGGACGAAAGACGATGCGTTGACGGCGGCGCTGAAGGCGTACTCGGATGTACGGTATGAGCGGAGCCAGTGGCTTGTCAGGAGTAGTCGCGAGGTTTGTGGAACGTACGAGTGGTCTAACCCAGAGATTGGGGGCGACTTGGAGAAGGGATTTGAGGATGTCAAGGAGAGGTCCCATCGGATCTGGGATTTTGATATTGACGGAATGCTAACGGATTTGGGGAGTATATATCAGAGCTGCTAG
- a CDS encoding MDR family MFS transporter (transcript_id=CADANIAT00009657) — protein MAIPEESDEREDFLSGLRNTEPQAPTASHSSSSKNNPQEKDRQNEGVRDVEDQSNDGDSAPDYQAFKLTATGRLIFCALAVLTLMVALDGTSISVALPEMASSLHGTAMQAFWSGTSFLLCSTVFQPTTATLSDIFGRRPIILISLLFFLIGSLVAGIANDFTQILVGRCLQGVGGGGIAVLSEVVVTDLVPLRLRGNYYGILSAMYSLGSVLGPILGGGFSENYTWRWIFYINLPFIGVSAFLILFFFRLERPSGSLRAKLRRIDYIGTTLFISSLSSFLIPLTWGGIMYSWTSWHTLAPLCLGVAGLAVFTVYSIKATDPMIPRSVFGNRSAVIAFITSGLQGLILWGALYYLPLYYQAVREFGPILTGVALFPQTFTVAPSAIVCGVLVTITGRYRWGLWVGWALSILGLGLLTLLDRHTSTVAWIFLNIPSGLGLGFLTAAIVCTVQASATNKNLTVAVAMVVFFRAFGQAVGIAVGGVIFQNRMRHELLKYSEWRTTAEELSRDAAALVTVIQGMHSEEEASRKNDLQMAYTDSLRIIWAFMAGIAGVGLILSLWVKKYDLNRALRTEQGVKER, from the exons ATGGCCATCCCTGAAGAGTCTGACGAGAGGGAAGACTTTCTTTCTGGCCTTCGAAACACGGAGCCTCAGGCACCGACAGCATCGCACTCCAGCTCATCCAAAAACAATCCGCAGGAGAAAGACAGACAGAATGAGGGCGTCCGCGATGTCGAAGACCAGTCTAACGATGGCGACTCAGCACCCGACTACCAGGCGTTCAAACTCACTGCCACCGGCCGGCTAATCTTCTGCGCGTTGGCGGTCCTCACCCTCATGGTCGCCCTGGATGGGACGAGTATCTCTGTTGCATTGCCG GAGATGGCGTCTTCCCTCCACGGTACTGCGATGCAAGCCTTCTGGAGCGGGACATCCTTCTTGCTATGCTCGACAGTCTTCCAGCCCACGACCGCCACCCTGTCCGACATCTTCGGTCGCCGGCCGATCATCCTAATCAGtctgcttttttttcttattgGATCCTTAGTTGCGGGAATCGCAAATGACTTTACGCAGATCCTGGTCGGACGGTGTCTACAGGGCGTCGGAGGTGGCGGTATTGCGGTCCTTTCCGAAGTGGTCGTCACAGACCTGGTACCTCTCAGACTCAGAGGGAACTATTATGGAATTCTCTCGGCCATGTATAGTCTGGGAAGCGTGTTAGGTCCAATCTTGGGAGGCGGGTTCTCGGAGAACTATACGTGG AGATGGATCTTTTATATCAATCTTCCCTTCATTGGTGTCTCGGCATTCCtgatcctcttcttctttcgtCTCGAGAGGCCTTCCGGCTCGCTAAGGGCCAAACTCCGCAGAATTGATTACATTGGCACAACGCTCTTCATTTCGTCCCTTTCCTCGTTCCTAATCCCACTGACCTGGGGTGGAATAATGTACTCCTGGACCAGCTGGCACACTCTCGCCCCACTCTGCCTAGGGGTGGCAGGACTAGCCGTCTTCACGGTGTACAGTATCAAAGCAACAGACCCAATGATCCCACGCTCTGTCTTTGGGAACCGGAGCGCAGTCATCGCTTTCATAACAAGCGGTCTGCAAGGCCTCATCCTCTGGGGCGCTCTATACTACCTCCCACTGTATTACCAAGCCGTTCGCGAATTCGGGCCCATACTCACGGGCGTTGCGTTGTTCCCGCAGACATTCACTGTAGCGCCAAGCGCAATCGTCTGCGGCGTGCTTGTCACAATAACAGGACGGTATCGATGGGGGCTATGGGTCGGCTGGGCCCTTTCGATCCTTGGACTTGGGCTGTTAACACTGCTAGACCGACATACCAGTACAGTGGCTTGGATATTCCTTAATATCCCCTCTGGCTTGGGGCTAGGCTTCCTCACGGCAGCAATTGTCTGTACGGTGCAGGCTTCAGCAACAAATAAAAACTTGACCGTGGCCGTTGCAATGGTTGTGTTCTTTCGCGCATTCGGGCAAGCCGTGGGGATCGCTGTTGGCGGAGTCATTTTTCAGAACCGCATGCGTCACGAGCTGCTGAAGTACAGTGAATGGAGAACCACCGCAGAGGAACTCAGTCGCGACGCGGCAGCGCTTGTAACGGTCATTCAGGGTATGCAtagtgaagaagaagcgagccGGAAGAATGATCTTCAGATGGCGTACACGGATAGTCTACGGATCATCTGGGCATTCATGGCGGGTATTGCAGGGGTGGGCCTGATTCTGAGTCTGTGGGTGAAGAAGTATGATCTCAATCGTGCGCTGAGGACGGAGCAGGGAGTCAAAGAGAGGTAA
- a CDS encoding uncharacterized protein (transcript_id=CADANIAT00009656), translated as MSFQDLLGQLPLLKSYTHILLVFPLVNSQRQPVLEALQCSIRRLLATFPFLSGAVVHQVPHPGHSGTFSVVLPEGDSSDRVQQILHVKDLSSILPDYATLNAAKAPPAMLPGPLVAPSRPAFPRVYEESSAPVLEIQASLINDGLLLTLAAQHNIVDATGIFYIAHLLSRFMYDPTASIPDAEVAMGNIDRRNLIPLLPENQVLPEEMGIFTMDRPPPLTREILDEYKWTLVHFSPAAVREMHDEAMSQPNDFIDGVSSVSVNDALTAFCWRRLSIIRAEHSHTRGEGATTQLTRAADLRRAMGLNPGYAYMGHMVRTSNLRLPLSTLVCPRTSLSHISSLLRKCLREHTEPQAISAYATLLFRTEDKSRILYAAEFNPLTDLSVSSVAHVDVPSFGTVLGKPRFVRRPTFGPLPGGMYLGPSMGSEGEEASGDGGLDAVICLRGWEVEGLAKDPEWKKKVVVWE; from the coding sequence ATGTCCTTCCAAGACCTCCTAGGCCAGCTCCCTTTGCTGAAGAGCTATAcccatatcctcctcgtctttcCCCTGGTAAACTCCCAGCGCCAGCCAGTCCTTGAGGCTCTCCAATGCTCTATCAGACGCCTACTGGCCACGTTCCCCTTTCTGTCTGGGGCTGTGGTCCACCAGGTTCCCCATCCCGGTCACTCGGGTACATTCAGTGTTGTTCTCCCTGAAGGTGATTCTTCAGACAGAGTCCAACAAATACTACACGTCAAAGACCTCTCTTCTATCCTACCAGACTATGCAACCCTCAACGCCGCTAAGGCACCCCCGGCCATGCTTCCAGGTCCCCTGGTGGCACCATCCCGCCCTGCGTTTCCACGGGTCTATGAAGAGTCTTCTGCACCGGTGTTGGAGATCCAGGCCTCTCTGATCAACGACGGGCTTCTTCTTACGCTTGCCGCACAGCACAATATCGTAGATGCTACGGGGATCTTCTATATTGCCCATCTGCTGTCGAGGTTTATGTATGATCCAACGGCCAGCATACCAGACGCTGAAGTTGCAATGGGCAATATCGACAGGAGAAATCTtatccctcttcttccagagaaTCAGGTCCTCCCGGAAGAGATGGGTATCTTTACGATGGATCGGCCGCCCCCGTTAACCCGGGAGATCCTGGACGAGTATAAATGGACCCTGGTGCATTTCTCCCCAGCCGCGGTACGAGAGATGCATGACGAAGCGATGAGCCAACCAAACGATTTCATTGACGGCGTCAGCAGCGTCTCGGTTAATGACGCCCTGACAGCGTTCTGCTGGCGGAGACTCTCTATAATCCGCGCAGAGCACAGCCATacaagaggagaaggagcaacGACTCAACTGACCCGTGCCGCAGATCTCCGCAGAGCCATGGGCCTAAATCCAGGGTATGCATACATGGGCCACATGGTCCGCACCTCGAACCTGCGTCTCCCGCTGTCGACGCTCGTTTGCCCACGCACATCCCTCTCGCACatttcctctctcctccgcaaATGTCTGAGAGAGCACACAGAGCCGCAGGCAATCTCTGCCTACGCGACTCTTCTCTTTCGGACAGAAGATAAATCTAGGATCCTCTATGCGGCAGAGTTCAATCCCCTTACGGACCTAAGTGTCAGCTCCGTTGCGCATGTGGATGTGCCCAGCTTTGGGACGGTTCTGGGTAAACCAAGATTTGTAAGGAGGCCGACATTCGGACCGTTGCCTGGGGGTATGTACCTTGGCCCTAGTATGGggtcagagggagaagaagctagTGGTGATGGAGGGCTGGATGCGGTCATCTGCCTGAGGGGATGGGAGGTGGAAGGGTTAGCTAAGGATccggagtggaagaagaaggtggtTGTCTGGGAGTAG